GAGCCTCTGATGAAGTATTGGGAGCCATTGGTTCAGGCGTTGATTTTGAAAAACGTATTGTTGAAATTTATCAATCCTGCCGTACCCCTGAACAAATCCAATTTGCGTTTGATCAATTACAGGCTGAGTTAGGGACAGAAATAGACGAAACAATCAAAGACACACGGAAGAAACTACTGGAACACTTCGATAGTGAGGTTGCCGAGAAATTAAAAGTTTTTGAGGCGAAGAGCACTGCCACGCTGGATCGTTATGAAGCACTGTTGTGGCGACTAACGAAGCATGAACTGGATGGTACGGCTGAATTCGATGATGAAAACTTACAATTCAAGCATAACTATGACTTGTATAGCCTGAAAACATCCCAATCAACGAATGAAAATGCACATCTTTACCGCTTGCATCATCCGTTAGCGCAACAGCTCATCACGCAAGCTAAGGAACGCTCATTGGAGACGGTCTGTATTGAGTTTGATTATAGTTCTAGTGGACGAAATATCAGCATTCTTGAGCCACTTATCGGGGAAAGAGGAATATTGGTTGCCCAACTCTTTTCGGTAACTGCGCTGGAAACTGAAGACTATATACTTTTTGGAGCGCAAATCGATGACGGAACCATTTTGGACGATGAACAATGCCGTCGTCTCTTCGATTTGCCCGGAATAGTTGGTGAAAAATCAGCGAAAAGCTTTGAATTTGCCTTAAATCTTCTAAAAACACGTCAAAAAGAACTTCTGAATGACATTTCAGAGCGTAATGCCGTATTTTTTGATGAAGAAATGGAAAAACTGGATAAATGGGCGCAAGATGTGAAGACCAGCCTTGAAATTAAGCTAAAACAGATCGATTTAGATATTAAAATCAAAAAAGCTGATGCTCGAAAAGCATTGCAGCTCGAAAAGAAGGTTTTGCTCCAGCGGCAAGCGAAACGCCTTGAAGGTATTCGGAATGAAATGCGAATGAACCTGTTTCAGGCACAAGATGAGGTTGATGAAAAGAAGGAAGAACTGCTGGAAACCGTTGAGGCGCGGCTTCAGCAGACCGTTGAAACGAAGCGTATCATGGAAGTTAACTGGAGGGTTAAGTAGTGATGAATGTGGATAAATCCAGCTTTTCGGCTGAAACAAACAACGAACACACCACTTGGCAGATAAAGATGTGGAAAGAATTCAAATTGGAGTGATTAGATGGAAAGCAATAATGAACTTCGACTGAAAATTAAAAAGTACCTTGAATTGGAAAATGTCAGCATTCTAACAGGCGCGGGAACAAGCTTTCATCTAGGAGCTCCTATCATTCGAGAAGTGCCAGAGGAACTAAAGGGAGTTTGCCAAGACAGCCTCGACAGTTATTTTCTAGCAGACTCAAAGCCATCTTATGAAGAACTATTCAACTGTTTACAGGCAGACCGTTATGTTAAAGAGAAGAGAGGTGAGGATGTCAGCGTAATAAATTCGGTTTTACAAGAGATGCAAATATGGTTGTTTGAAAATTGTGATACTCAAAAGACATCTATTTCACCGCATTATGCTGACGATTTGAAGTTACAGAGAAATCGATATTATTATCACGAAATGTTTGTGAAGAAACTGTTGCAGCGCCCCACTAACCTCAAGCGAGCAAGTTTGTTTACGACCAACTATGATATGGCTTTCGACTACGCGCTTGATAATTTAGGAGTTCACTACATTAACGGTTTTATGGGAGTGCACAACCGGTGTTTTCGACCAGAGGTTTATGATTATGACCTCTATTATCCCGGGCAAAGTGTATCTGGGAAAGTTCACCGCGCAGAGAAAGTTGTTAAGTATTACAAATTGCACGGCTCATTGTCTTGGGCATCAAGAGAGCCTTCAATGGCTAATACATACGGGATTAATGAGTTTTCTCTAAGCCAAGAGTTTCCTGAGAATTCTGAGTTGGTGATTTATCCTTGCGTAAGTAAGAAGTCATTTACACTGGATTTGCCATATTCGGAACTTTTTAGGCAATTTGCACATGCTATTAATCAACCACAATCAGTTTTACTATGCGTGGGCTATTCATTTAATGACGAGCACATAAATGATATTATTTATCAAGCGTTATCAATTCCATCATTTACGCTAATTATCTCGAATTATGCAACGGAACCGGATCCGAACTCACCGCTTGAAAAGCTCAAAAACTTAGGGGACCGACGAATTATAATTCTGGAAGAATCCGATGCTGACCAGTCCACGTTTACAGGATTTACAGAAAATGTGTTGCCAGATTTTTATGAAGAAGAAATCAATATTCAGATTTTTGAAACGCTGGGAAAGCTGTATCCGAATCGGGGTGAGGAGTTAGAGCAAGGAGATTTGTTTTGAATCATAACAAAACAATAGGACGCGTTCTTACAATCGACAACTTTCGCGTATATATCAAAATTGAAGAGGAGTTAAGGGGGGCTTACAAGAGCGGCATAGACGACATCTATGAAGTCGCCCGAATCAATTCCTATCTGATAATTCCGGTTGGTGCAGATAGGGTTGTTGCACTAATCACGCGCGTTACGATGAAGGAAGAAATCGATTTTGAAAAAACATCAACGAGTATAAAACTACCTGCTTCCTCCCGTTATGTTTCTGCTACCATGCTGGGGACTATTACCAAAGAAAACGGGAACGAAAAATTTGTTCAGGGAGTTTACAATTTCCCTACCCTAGACAATCCCGTTTGGTACGTTACCAAAGCGGATTTAAAACAAATATTTGATGATAAGGGTGCTTCTGAGAAGATAGATTATCGGAAGGACTATTATCTTCCCGTTGGTCAGTCCCCTGCTTTTTCAGGCTATAAGGTGAAAATATGTCCTGATCAATTTTTTGTTAAGCACGCGGCAATTCTGGGTAACACTGGATCAGGTAAATCATGTACGCTCGCCTCAATCATTAGAAATATTTTCCGATTCAACTACAACGATAACAAAATATTAGAAAATGCGCACTTCGTCGTTCTCGACACGAACGGTGAGTATAAAGATGCTTTTCTTCCCCAACCTGAAGCTTCATTAGACGAGAAAACTCAAAAAGAACTCCAGCAAATCAATGCCTACTATTATGGAGGTGACAAGCATGTAAAAGTCCCTTACTGGTTTATGAATTGGAGTGAATTTAGATATTTGTTTCGCCCCGGTGAAGGAAGTCAGTCCCCCGTCTTAAACCGAGCAATCGGACTGGCGAAAAATGAAACATTGATCTCTTCGGGTGAGGATGAGTTTGGCATTTTAGAATTAGAACACTTAGCTGTTTTGTCAGAGATTGCGAAAGCAGGTGATTGGTGGAAAGCAGGGAGTCTAAAAGATTCATACAACAGTTTTAAAGGAATGCTCCCCGCTGAACTTCAGGGTTTGTCATTTGAAAAAAATGCTCCTTGTCCAATACCAGATACGATTAAAAAGATGGATGGCTTTATCGAGAGCAGGCGTATTGAAAAAAGTAAAAACCAAGCTGTGGTTGATCAGAATATCGATTTGCCAACATGGTTTAACTATCAAGAGCTTTGTAAAAAATTCATCGACGCTGCTATTGCGCAGGAATCAACCGGAAACAACCGAATAACAGAACTTCTTTCCACTCTGCGCCTTCGCATGAACAGTTTTCTTAATGATAAGCGGATGGCGATCCCCTTAATGCTGAAAGATGGAAATGATCAAAATAAAACGATCTTATCTCGTTTCATTGCATTTATACTGGGCGACTTCAACCGACTATTCAAAGATGATGAGAACGGAGATTTTATCGAAGAGTACAATCGTGCTATCGATGTTTATGATAAGGATAGAACGAGCCAGCTAACCATTGTTGATGTTTCACAACTGCCATTTGAGGTGCTAGAAACGGTGACAGCGCTTTTGGGACGACTAATCATAGAATTTGTGTCTCATTTCATGCCAGAAAATCGAGGGAAATACCCCATTGTCATCGTTTTGGAAGAGGCGCAGAACTATATAGCCGAAAAGTCCGAATCCATCGCAAAGACTGTGTTTGAACGCATTGCGCGTGAAGGCAGAAAATATGGAATATCCTTGGTTGTGTGCAGTCAACGACCATCAGAGTTGTCTAAAACGGTGTTGTCTCAATGCAATTCTTTTGTAATCCATAGACTCCAAAACCCAGATGATCAGAAATATATTCAAGGGCTGGTGTCGAGTGCAAGCGCTGATATTTTAGAACAGTTGCCCATTATTCCGCAACAACATGCAGTTATTACAGGTGATTGTGTGCGAACCCCCATTCAGGTCAAAATTGATGACGTGAATCCAACGCCAAACAGCCATAATCCTGCATATATTGGGCGGTGGCTTGAAAATTCTCCCATTCCTTACAAGGATACTTGTAATAAATGGTTGGGAAGGCAAACTGATACAGCTGACCAAGAAGTCAACGCGGCGACCAATAAGGAAGATTTATGAACAAAAAACAAAAGTTAGAACTGACATGGATCGGGAAGGATGAACAGGCGGTGCTGGAGCCGCGTATCCTAATTGAAGATCCTGAAAAATCCTATGGTGATCCGCATTCCGACAATATGCTGATTCATGGGGATAACCTGCTTGCTTTGAAAGCTCTTGAGCAGAAATTCGCTGGGAAAGTAAAATGTATCTATATTGATCCGCCCTTTAATACTGGAGAAATGTTTGACCATTATGATGACGGCATTGAACATTCGCTCTGGTTGAATAAAATGCGTGATCGGCTAATATGTATCAGTAAGCTATTATCTTCCGACGGAACTCTCATTGTTCATATTGACGATAATGAGCAGGCATATTTAACAGTTTTATTGGATGAGATATTTGGTAGGACTAACCGTGCTTATATTGTAACTTTTAAGCAAGGCTCAGCAACTGGTCATAAGGCGATTAATCCGGGGTGTGTATCAACGACAAACTTCCTGCTTATTTATGCAAAAGATAAACACCTTTGGAACCCAAAAAAAATCTATACTGCACGTGGAGACCGTGACACTAGATATAATCAAGTTATTGTAAATCGAGACTCCAGATTTGAAGACTGGGACTTCATGCCCATTACCGAATATGTGTCAAATATTTTGGGACTTTCTCTCAAAGAAGGACGAAAGAAAATACGAAATAATCCCCAAATTATTGATGGTTTTGTTCTCAACAATCCAGAACAGGTTGTTCGTCTTGCTCGTCCAGATTATAACGCTGTTAGCGAAGATGCCCGCCGAATAATCGATCTTTCACTAAAGATGCCTGATAAGGTCTTTTTGCTAAAACGTGAATCGCATTCTGACATGTTTTTTATCAGAGGTGAACGAATCTTGTTTTACAAAGATAAGTTGAAGTTTATTGATGGGCAATGGGTGGCTGGCGAACCTCTAACCACATTGTGGGATGACTTACTATCAAACAATCTTCACAAAGAAGGTGGCGTAAAATTTCCCAAAGGGAAAAAACCCGAGCACTTGCTCAAGCGGTGTTTTGAGTTATCAACGGATCAGGGGGATTTGATTATGGATTCATTTCTTGGCTCAGGGACAACAGCTGCAGTTGCACACAAGATGGGACGCAGGTGGATTGGAGTAGAACTGGGTGACCATTGCGATTCACACTGTGTTCCACGTTTGCAGCAAGTATGCAATGGAACGGATCAAGATGGCATTTCTAAAGCGGTAGAATGGAAAGGGGGAGGCGGATTTAAGTATTACGATCTGGCTCCAAGTTTGTTGAAAAAAGACAGCCATGATAATTATGTGATTTCGGAGGAATACAATGCGGATATGCTGGCGGCAGCGATGGCAAAACAGGAAGGATTTCTGTATCAACCGGATCGGGAAATCTATTGGAAACAAGGCGTTTCGTCCGAAAAGGATTATATTTTCACCACAACCAATCATGTGACCGTTGCTATGCTGGATATGATTGCAGAGGAAATGGCGGAGGATGAACATCTGTTGATTTGTTGCAAGAAGTTCAGCGCATCATGTGAAAAGCGTCATCCAAACATTCAGGTTAAAAAGATTCCGCAGGTGCTTATGGGGCGTTGCGAGTTTGGCGAAGAAGACTACAGCTTCAACATCGTAAATTTGACGGATGAAGCGTCGGCTCCAGAGTTTGTTCCAGAGGGTCCCAAAGACGAGAAGCCGAAGAAAAAGGAAACACCATCACGTAAACGTGGTAACAAAGACCCGAAGCAGATGGAATTATTCTGAGGAGACAGAAAAGTGAACTACAGGATTTCATGATTCATTATAGGGGAGAAAAAGTGAGCTACAGGAATTTATAGTTCATTTTAGAGGAATGAAAATGAACTATGGGTAATCTTAATTCATTTTAATGGTGTAAAAATGAGATATAGACAGAAAATCGAGGAAATATGAACAGTAATGCAAACTATATTCGTAACCGACTAAGCTTG
The sequence above is drawn from the Spartobacteria bacterium genome and encodes:
- a CDS encoding DUF87 domain-containing protein, with amino-acid sequence MNHNKTIGRVLTIDNFRVYIKIEEELRGAYKSGIDDIYEVARINSYLIIPVGADRVVALITRVTMKEEIDFEKTSTSIKLPASSRYVSATMLGTITKENGNEKFVQGVYNFPTLDNPVWYVTKADLKQIFDDKGASEKIDYRKDYYLPVGQSPAFSGYKVKICPDQFFVKHAAILGNTGSGKSCTLASIIRNIFRFNYNDNKILENAHFVVLDTNGEYKDAFLPQPEASLDEKTQKELQQINAYYYGGDKHVKVPYWFMNWSEFRYLFRPGEGSQSPVLNRAIGLAKNETLISSGEDEFGILELEHLAVLSEIAKAGDWWKAGSLKDSYNSFKGMLPAELQGLSFEKNAPCPIPDTIKKMDGFIESRRIEKSKNQAVVDQNIDLPTWFNYQELCKKFIDAAIAQESTGNNRITELLSTLRLRMNSFLNDKRMAIPLMLKDGNDQNKTILSRFIAFILGDFNRLFKDDENGDFIEEYNRAIDVYDKDRTSQLTIVDVSQLPFEVLETVTALLGRLIIEFVSHFMPENRGKYPIVIVLEEAQNYIAEKSESIAKTVFERIAREGRKYGISLVVCSQRPSELSKTVLSQCNSFVIHRLQNPDDQKYIQGLVSSASADILEQLPIIPQQHAVITGDCVRTPIQVKIDDVNPTPNSHNPAYIGRWLENSPIPYKDTCNKWLGRQTDTADQEVNAATNKEDL
- a CDS encoding site-specific DNA-methyltransferase, with translation MNKKQKLELTWIGKDEQAVLEPRILIEDPEKSYGDPHSDNMLIHGDNLLALKALEQKFAGKVKCIYIDPPFNTGEMFDHYDDGIEHSLWLNKMRDRLICISKLLSSDGTLIVHIDDNEQAYLTVLLDEIFGRTNRAYIVTFKQGSATGHKAINPGCVSTTNFLLIYAKDKHLWNPKKIYTARGDRDTRYNQVIVNRDSRFEDWDFMPITEYVSNILGLSLKEGRKKIRNNPQIIDGFVLNNPEQVVRLARPDYNAVSEDARRIIDLSLKMPDKVFLLKRESHSDMFFIRGERILFYKDKLKFIDGQWVAGEPLTTLWDDLLSNNLHKEGGVKFPKGKKPEHLLKRCFELSTDQGDLIMDSFLGSGTTAAVAHKMGRRWIGVELGDHCDSHCVPRLQQVCNGTDQDGISKAVEWKGGGGFKYYDLAPSLLKKDSHDNYVISEEYNADMLAAAMAKQEGFLYQPDREIYWKQGVSSEKDYIFTTTNHVTVAMLDMIAEEMAEDEHLLICCKKFSASCEKRHPNIQVKKIPQVLMGRCEFGEEDYSFNIVNLTDEASAPEFVPEGPKDEKPKKKETPSRKRGNKDPKQMELF